A window of the Cynocephalus volans isolate mCynVol1 chromosome 10, mCynVol1.pri, whole genome shotgun sequence genome harbors these coding sequences:
- the LOC134387609 gene encoding olfactory receptor 7A17-like: MYLITVFGNLLIILAIISDSHLHTPMYFFLSNLSFVDICFTSTTVPKMLLNIQTHSKVISYEGCITQIHFFLLFVGLDDFLLTIMAYDRFMAICHPLHYTVIMNSWHCGLLVLVSWIIVVSLFYCTSLGVYLSSAATHNPLSSAIASVMYTVVTPMLNPFIYSLRNKDIKTALKRFFGRQTTKGPIMP; the protein is encoded by the exons ATGTACCTGATCACGGTGTTTGGCaacctgctcatcatcctggcCATCATCTCAGACTCCCACCTGCAcacacccatgtacttcttcctctccaacctgTCCTTCGTGGACATCTGTTTCACCTCCACCACCGTCCCAAAGATGCTGCTGAACATCCAGACACACAGCAAGGTCATATCCTATGAAGGATGCATCACTCAGATACACTTTTTTCTACTCTTTGTAGGATTGGATGACTTTCTCCTGACCATCATGGCCTATGACCGATTTATGGCCATCTGTCACCCCTTGCACTATACGGTCATCATGAACTCCTGGCACTGTGGGCTGCTGGTTCTGGTTTCCTGGATCATAG TTGTCTCCTTATTTTATTGTACAAGCCTAGGAGTGTACCTTAGTTCTGCTGCTACACACAACCCACTGTCAAGTGCTATAGCCTCAGTGATGTATACTGTGGTCACGCCCATGctgaaccccttcatctacagtCTGAGGAATAAGGATATAAAGACGGCTCTGAAAAGATTCTTTGGGAGGCAAACTACAAAAGGACCGATTATGCCATGA
- the LOC134386868 gene encoding olfactory receptor 7A17-like isoform X1 — protein sequence MEPGNDTRILDFLLLGLSEEPGLQPLLFGLFLSMYLVTVLGNLLIILATISDSHLHTPMYFFLSNLSFVDICFTSTTIPKMLLNIQTHSKVITYAGCITQIYFFILFGVLDNFFLTVMAYDRFVAICHPLHYTVIMNPRVCGLLVMVSWIVSALNSLFQSLMVLLLSFCTDLEIPHFFCEINQVVHLACSDTFLNDMVIYAATVLLFCGPLTGILYSYSKIVSSICGISTAQGKYKAFSTCASHLSVVSLFYGTGGGVYLSSAATHNSHSCATASVMYTVVTPMLNPFIYSLRNKDIKRALRSFFRGKQ from the coding sequence ATGGAACCAGGGAATGATACTcgaattttagattttcttcttctgggacttTCAGAGGAACCTGGACTACAACCCTTGCTGTTTGGATTGTTCCTGTCCATGTACCTGGTCACTGTGCTAGGCaacctgctcatcatcctggcCACGATCTCAGACTCCCACCTGCAcacacccatgtacttcttcctctccaacctgTCCTTCGTGGACATCTGtttcacctccaccaccatcccaaagatgctgctaaacatccagACACACAGCAAGGTCATAACCTATGCAGGCTGCATCACCCAGATATACTTTTTCATACTCTTTGGAGTTTTGGACAACTTCTTCCTGactgtgatggcctatgaccggttCGTGGCCATCTGTCACCCCCTGCACTACACAGTCATCATGAACCCCCGGGTCTGTGGACTACTGGTTATGGTGTCCTGGATCGTGAGTGCCCTGAATTCCTTGTTCCAAAGTTTAATGGTGCTTCTGCTGTCTTTTTGTACTGACTTGGAAATCCCCCACTTTTTCTGTGAAATCAATCAGGTGGTCCACCTTGCCTGTTCTGACACCTTTCTTAATGACATGGTTATATATGCTGCAACTGTGCTGCTTTTTTGTGGACCACTCACTGGGATTCTTTACTCTTACTCTAAGATAGTTTCCTCCATATGTGGAATTTCAACAGCTCAGGGGAAGTATAAAGCATTTTCCACCTGTGCATCTCACCTCTCAGTTGTCTCCTTATTTTATGGTACAGGTGGAGGAGTGTACCTTAGTTCTGCTGCAACACACAACTCACACTCATGTGCTACAGCCTCAGTGATGTACACTGTGGTCACACCCATGCTCAACCCCTTCATCTACAGTCTGAGGAATAAGGACATAAAGAGGGCTCTGAGAAGCTTCTTCAGAGGAAAGCAATGA
- the LOC134386868 gene encoding olfactory receptor 7A10-like isoform X2 has product MQSWNDTRILDFLLLGLSEEPGLQPLLFGLFLSMYLVTVLGNLLIILATISDSHLHTPMYFFLSNLSFVDICFTSTTIPKMLLNIQTHSKVITYAGCITQIYFFILFGVLDNFFLTVMAYDRFVAICHPLHYTVIMNPRVCGLLVMVSWIVSALNSLFQSLMVLLLSFCTDLEIPHFFCEINQVVHLACSDTFLNDMVIYAATVLLFCGPLTGILYSYSKIVSSICGISTAQGKYKAFSTCASHLSVVSLFYGTGGGVYLSSAATHNSHSCATASVMYTVVTPMLNPFIYSLRNKDIKRALRSFFRGKQ; this is encoded by the exons ATGCAATCTT GGAATGATACTcgaattttagattttcttcttctgggacttTCAGAGGAACCTGGACTACAACCCTTGCTGTTTGGATTGTTCCTGTCCATGTACCTGGTCACTGTGCTAGGCaacctgctcatcatcctggcCACGATCTCAGACTCCCACCTGCAcacacccatgtacttcttcctctccaacctgTCCTTCGTGGACATCTGtttcacctccaccaccatcccaaagatgctgctaaacatccagACACACAGCAAGGTCATAACCTATGCAGGCTGCATCACCCAGATATACTTTTTCATACTCTTTGGAGTTTTGGACAACTTCTTCCTGactgtgatggcctatgaccggttCGTGGCCATCTGTCACCCCCTGCACTACACAGTCATCATGAACCCCCGGGTCTGTGGACTACTGGTTATGGTGTCCTGGATCGTGAGTGCCCTGAATTCCTTGTTCCAAAGTTTAATGGTGCTTCTGCTGTCTTTTTGTACTGACTTGGAAATCCCCCACTTTTTCTGTGAAATCAATCAGGTGGTCCACCTTGCCTGTTCTGACACCTTTCTTAATGACATGGTTATATATGCTGCAACTGTGCTGCTTTTTTGTGGACCACTCACTGGGATTCTTTACTCTTACTCTAAGATAGTTTCCTCCATATGTGGAATTTCAACAGCTCAGGGGAAGTATAAAGCATTTTCCACCTGTGCATCTCACCTCTCAGTTGTCTCCTTATTTTATGGTACAGGTGGAGGAGTGTACCTTAGTTCTGCTGCAACACACAACTCACACTCATGTGCTACAGCCTCAGTGATGTACACTGTGGTCACACCCATGCTCAACCCCTTCATCTACAGTCTGAGGAATAAGGACATAAAGAGGGCTCTGAGAAGCTTCTTCAGAGGAAAGCAATGA